A section of the Vibrio vulnificus CMCP6 genome encodes:
- a CDS encoding uracil-DNA glycosylase family protein: MPLEPLLTQIRACQVCASALPLGANPVVQAHSEAKILIIGQAPGTKVHHTSIPWNDASGNRLRVWLDIEKPTFYDPKQIAIMPMGFCYPGRGQSGDLPPRKECAPLWHEALLKHLPNIELTLLIGQYAQNRYLSNKPKTLTETVQNWQAWLPDYLPLPHPSPRNTLWLRKNPWFEEQTVPYLRQQVHQLLSPSKVEI; the protein is encoded by the coding sequence ATGCCACTTGAGCCGCTGTTAACTCAAATCCGGGCTTGCCAAGTGTGTGCCTCCGCCTTGCCGCTAGGTGCTAACCCTGTGGTTCAAGCTCACTCAGAGGCGAAAATTTTGATCATCGGACAAGCGCCAGGCACCAAAGTCCACCACACTTCCATTCCGTGGAATGATGCCAGTGGTAATCGCTTAAGAGTGTGGTTAGACATTGAAAAGCCGACTTTTTATGACCCAAAACAGATCGCCATCATGCCGATGGGATTTTGCTATCCCGGACGAGGGCAATCTGGCGATCTTCCGCCACGAAAAGAGTGCGCACCACTGTGGCATGAGGCCTTACTGAAACACTTACCCAATATCGAACTGACACTGTTGATTGGTCAATATGCACAAAACCGTTATCTGTCGAACAAACCAAAAACACTGACTGAAACGGTACAAAATTGGCAAGCTTGGCTACCCGATTACCTGCCACTTCCTCATCCCTCGCCAAGAAATACACTGTGGTTGAGAAAGAATCCTTGGTTTGAAGAACAAACCGTGCCCTACCTTCGCCAACAAGTGCATCAGCTACTTTCCCCGAGCAAGGTTGAGATCTAA
- a CDS encoding D-2-hydroxyacid dehydrogenase produces MHQSKHKIFIVTEDNETYRQLLADHALPDLALTEDIEQANIILAAPPHIAPRLSECHQLEWLQSTYAGVNALMQPELRRDYKLTNVRGIFGPLIAEYVIGYAIQHYRHLARYAEQQQQRLWQPHPYSSLEGKTITILGTGSIGNHLAHACSAMGLHTIGVNRTGIPPNGSHFQQTYHINELAAALKQAHIVVNTLPSTKHTHHLLNQASLSHCRHALLFNVGRGDVIDNAALLLAIKNHWVEHAFLDVFEQEPLVTDHPFWGLKQITITPHIAALSFPEKVMALFAENYHRWLEGYPLNHQVSFTKGY; encoded by the coding sequence ATGCATCAGTCAAAACACAAGATTTTCATTGTTACCGAAGACAACGAGACCTATCGCCAACTGCTTGCTGATCACGCGTTACCCGATTTAGCACTCACTGAGGACATCGAGCAAGCCAATATCATCCTCGCGGCGCCACCTCACATTGCCCCACGCTTGTCTGAGTGCCATCAGCTCGAATGGCTACAATCGACTTACGCTGGCGTGAACGCGCTCATGCAACCTGAGTTACGACGAGATTACAAGCTAACCAATGTCCGTGGGATTTTTGGCCCCTTGATTGCGGAATACGTCATCGGCTACGCCATTCAACACTATCGCCACTTGGCCCGCTATGCGGAGCAGCAACAGCAACGTCTCTGGCAACCGCATCCCTACTCTTCCCTAGAGGGCAAAACGATCACCATCTTAGGCACTGGGAGCATAGGTAATCATCTTGCGCATGCCTGCTCGGCGATGGGGTTACACACCATTGGCGTCAATCGCACAGGCATTCCGCCAAACGGTAGCCATTTTCAGCAAACCTATCACATCAATGAGCTGGCAGCGGCCTTGAAGCAAGCGCACATCGTAGTCAACACTCTGCCTAGCACAAAACACACTCACCACTTGTTGAACCAAGCGAGCCTAAGTCACTGTCGTCATGCTCTATTATTTAATGTTGGACGTGGGGACGTTATTGACAATGCGGCACTACTTTTGGCGATTAAAAATCACTGGGTTGAACATGCGTTCTTAGATGTATTTGAACAAGAACCCCTCGTCACGGATCATCCATTTTGGGGGCTCAAACAAATCACTATCACGCCGCATATTGCCGCGCTGAGCTTTCCTGAGAAAGTGATGGCGCTGTTTGCAGAAAATTACCATCGTTGGCTTGAAGGGTACCCGCTCAACCATCAAGTCAGCTTCACCAAAGGGTATTGA
- a CDS encoding YjaG family protein, which produces MLQNPLQVRLEKLEPWQQITFMTCLCERMYPNYAMFCDSTGFAEPRGYRNILDSVWEILTVKNAKVNFERQLEKLEEIFPSAEEFDLYAVYPAMDACQSLSTLLHGLLDRDYLFDSMIKISQQSVQTVVDLEQAQGSEAITNENQKANEAVCAEWDVQWAIFRPLREAQERDIDLIKDLRQELRDDPISNLGITLS; this is translated from the coding sequence ATGCTACAGAATCCCCTACAGGTCCGTTTAGAAAAACTGGAACCTTGGCAACAAATAACCTTCATGACGTGTTTGTGTGAACGTATGTACCCGAACTACGCCATGTTTTGTGATAGCACTGGTTTCGCGGAACCAAGAGGTTATCGCAACATTTTAGACAGTGTATGGGAAATTCTCACGGTGAAAAACGCTAAGGTGAATTTTGAGCGTCAACTTGAGAAGTTGGAAGAGATCTTCCCTAGCGCGGAAGAGTTCGATCTTTATGCGGTTTATCCGGCCATGGATGCGTGTCAATCTCTCTCCACCTTATTGCACGGTTTGCTTGATCGCGACTATCTGTTCGACTCTATGATTAAGATCAGTCAGCAGTCGGTGCAAACGGTGGTGGATTTAGAGCAAGCTCAAGGCAGTGAAGCGATCACCAATGAAAACCAGAAAGCGAACGAAGCGGTTTGTGCTGAATGGGATGTGCAGTGGGCGATTTTCCGTCCTTTACGTGAAGCACAAGAGCGTGATATCGACTTGATTAAAGATTTACGCCAAGAGTTGAGAGATGATCCGATCAGCAACTTGGGCATCACTCTGTCGTAA